AGAAACACCTTTAAATAGTTATATTAGTTTAACTAATATAAAACTAAATACAAGGTGTTTCAAAGTGACATATATGTATGTATTATATTACTACATAAATAAAAATAATTCTACAAAAAACACTATTTTAAATCAAAATAATCATGGGATTATTCACAAGAATCCCCAAACCAGCATTAATTACAATCTTCCTATATAATCCTCTAATAAATATTCAATTGAATAGGGAATATTATTTATATTTTTTAAAAATTTATAAATAAAAACTGATATACTTATAATGTGTATTATAATAGATATATAATTATTGAAGAGCCCTTCATTATACAGGTCTATGGTAAAATAGTTTCAAAAATATTCAGATTGTGAAGGAGATAGATTATGGATAAAGATAAAAAAATTGCTGTTTTAATTGATGCTGATAATGTATCTGAAAAATATATAAAGTACATTTTCGATGAAATTTCAAATCATGGGACACCAACTTATAAAAGGATTTACGGTGACTGGACCAAGCCTCAGTTGGCTTCATGGAAAAATGTACTGCTCAATTATTCTATTAGTCCAATACAACAATATGGTTATACTACAGGGAAAAATTCAACAGATGCCGCTCTTATAATTGATGCTATGGATATACTCTATTCGAATAATGTTGATGGGTTCTGCATCGTATCCAGCGATAGTGATTTTACTAAGCTGGCAGCACGCTTAAGAGAAGCAGGTATGTTTGTTATTGGCATGGGAGAGAAGAAAACCCCTACTCCTTTTATATCTGCCTGCGAAAAATTCAAATACCTTGAAGTATTGGCTTCAATGGCTTCAAAACCTGCTGAAAATACAAATAACAAAGAGTCCCAAAAACAAGAAGAACCAAAGGTTGGAATGACAAGTATGGATAAATTAATAGAAGCCATAAAAACTATTATCACTGAAATATCCGATGAAGACGGTTGGGCATTTTTAGGTGAAGTGGGCAGCACCCTTAATAAACGATATCCAGACTTTGATACCAGAAACTATGGTTACTCAAAACTTACCCCTTTTGTGTCTTCTTTAAAACATTTTGAAATTAGATCTATAAGGACCAGTAATCCAAGTATAAGTCTTAAATATATTAGAAATAAAGACTGAATAGAATTGATTAAAGTTAGGCATAAATTTAAGTTTTATACCTAACTTTTATAATCTAAAAATCACATTATTTTAACATAATTATGCCATTATTTCGCTACATTCTCCTGTTATTATTTAAATATATAAATTTAGGAGAGGTGAAATATATATGACTATTGTTAAAAATATCTATAATACCTTTGTGAATAGTAAAAAATTTAGACATATTACAAAATTCAGTTGTGTGGGCGGTTTAAACACTATGATTGATTTTATACTGTTTTGTATATTAAATAGTCTGTTTGGTGTTAACTATATTATAAGTCAGATAGTTTCTTATGGTGGCGGTACCTTAAACAGCTACATTCTAAATAAATTCTGGACTTTTAAGGATACAAAAGTAAAAAAGAAAACACTAAAGGAAATTATTCAATTTATCACAGTTAACTCTGCTTCTTTGAGTATCAGCTTAATAGGATTAAGTATATTAATGGATAGTTCTTTCAATTCTCTTTTAGCAAAAATTATTTCTATGGTATTAGCTCAAGGGGTTAATTTTTTAGGATATAGATTTTGGGTTTTTGGCAGATTTATAAATTCAGTGCATACTACTAAAAAGGCAGCATAAAATTTAAATCTTATGAAATGAATCCCTTCATAGTTGTTCTTTTCTTAAAAAATTTTCTCTTAATTTCTGCAAAATGGCTTTTAGGTATAAAATATGTTAATTATACCAATAGTATTCTTACATTTTTTAAAAAAGTGTATGTTTTAAATCGGATGGAAAAATTTGTATTTCATTTTAGATATGTGATTATTTGTATTTTTATAATTGGGCTCCACATATATTCATGTTTATCATTGTATATTACTATGTTTCATACACTTATAAAATAAGGCTATTTTTATAGTCATTTTCTATTGTATTGTATATATTCCAAAAAATACATTACCATAATTAGTGTATATATAATTAAATTTCCTTAACAGCTTAT
This genomic interval from Clostridium kluyveri contains the following:
- a CDS encoding NYN domain-containing protein, coding for MDKDKKIAVLIDADNVSEKYIKYIFDEISNHGTPTYKRIYGDWTKPQLASWKNVLLNYSISPIQQYGYTTGKNSTDAALIIDAMDILYSNNVDGFCIVSSDSDFTKLAARLREAGMFVIGMGEKKTPTPFISACEKFKYLEVLASMASKPAENTNNKESQKQEEPKVGMTSMDKLIEAIKTIITEISDEDGWAFLGEVGSTLNKRYPDFDTRNYGYSKLTPFVSSLKHFEIRSIRTSNPSISLKYIRNKD
- a CDS encoding GtrA family protein, with amino-acid sequence MTIVKNIYNTFVNSKKFRHITKFSCVGGLNTMIDFILFCILNSLFGVNYIISQIVSYGGGTLNSYILNKFWTFKDTKVKKKTLKEIIQFITVNSASLSISLIGLSILMDSSFNSLLAKIISMVLAQGVNFLGYRFWVFGRFINSVHTTKKAA